The genomic stretch CAGGAATTCAGAAGTTTTCCATTGGACTCCCGGATATTCACTTCGGATATGGATTCAGCATAGGTGGTGTAGGGGCTTTCAGCAGCAGAACAGGAGTTATAAGTCCGGGTGGGGTGGGCTTTGACATAAACTGCGGTGTAAGACTTCTCCGCACAAATCTCACCTTTGAAGAAGTTCAGCCCAGAATAAAGGAATTAATTGATGTGATGTTTCGCAACGTCCCCTCAGGCGTAGGTAGCAAGGGAAAAATCCGGCTCAAAGAGGGTGAAATAGATGATGTCCTGGATAATGGTGCCAGGTGGGCTGTGGAAAATGGTTATGGTTGGGATGAAGATCTGGAGTTCCTGGAAGAAAATGGATGTATGGCTGATGCTGACTCTGCCCGGGTGAGTGATAAGGCCAAAAAGAGGGGAATACCACAGTTAGGCAGCCTTGGATCAGGAAACCATTTTCTGGAAGTCCAGAAAGTGGAGGAAATATTTGATACTGATGCCGCTGGGACATTTGGACTGGAAGATGGGCAAGTAACCGTACTCATCCATTCTGGAAGCAGGGGATGCGGACATCAAGTTTGCAGTGATTACCTGCGAACCATGGACAAAGCAGCCAAGCGTTACCAGATGGATTTACCAGACCGGCAACTGGCCTGTGCTCCAGTTGAATCAGAGGAAGCTCAAGATTATTTTGCAGCAATGGCTGCTGCTGCCAACTACGCCTGGACCAACAGGCAAATGATCGTTCACTGGGTCCGAGAATCCTTCGAACAGGTATTCCATAAGGATGCAGAGGACCTGGGCATGGGAATTGTCTATGATGTAGCCCATAACATTGCCAAGAAAGAAACACACGACATCAAAGGAAGGAAAACCCAGCTTTACGTCCACAGAAAAGGAGCAACCCGAGCTTTTGGACCCGGAAGAGAAGAATTACCTGCAGATTATCAGAAAATCGGCCAGCCAGTATTTATTCCAGGAACTATGGGTACATCTTCCTATGTTTTACACGGTACGCAGACAGCAATGGATGAAACCTTCGGTTCCACTGCCCATGGGGCAGGACGCCAGATGAGCCGGGCTGGTGCCAAGCGTAACTACCGTGGTGAAGACATCCTTAAAATCCTGGAAGGTAAAGGAATATATGTAAGGGCCAATTCCATGCCAGTAGTGGCAGAGGAAGCCCCTGGAGCATACAAAGATGTGGATCAGGTGGTCCAAACTGCTCATACTGCAGGTATTTCCAGATTAGTGGGTAGAATGGTACCTATGGGAGTGGCTAAAGGGTAAAGCCTCCTTAATTATTTAGACCAATCTTTTTTAGTATAAGTAGCGGTGGGAAAGGAGAAATAGAGAACATGATGGGAATTATAGGTGGCACAGGAGTATACCAGATCGTTGAAATGGGAGATTTAAAGGATAAAAAAGTTATTAAGACCCCTTTCGGTGAATCTCCACCTATATCTATTTTAATGTTTGAAGATCAGGAGGTTGCTTTCTTACCAAGGCATAGGGAGGGTCATGACACTCCTCCCCACATGATCAACTACCGGGCTAATGTGTATGCCCTTAAAATGTTAGGTGCAGAAAGGATCATTGCAACCAATGCTGTTGGATCTCTTGATGAATCCCTTAAACCAGGTGAATTCATCCTACCTGATGATTTTCTGGATTTCACCCGGAAAAGGCCTTTCACCTTTTACGATGACCGTGCAGTACACGTGGATGTCACCCAACCCTACTGTCCCCAGTTGGCGAAAACAATAATTTCTGCTGGATGCGGGCTGAAGGGGAAATTAACCAAGGGAGGAGTGTATGTCTGTACAGATGGGCCCCGTTTTGAGACTCCTGCTGAGATACAAATGTTCCGTCAGTTAGGGGGGTCAGTGGTTGGCATGACTGGTCTTCCGGAAGTTGTGCTGGCCAGGGAACTTGAAATTTGCTATGCATCCATATGCATGGTATCCAATTACGCAGCATCTGTGTCCTCAGATAAAATCACCATAGACGAGGTATTTGAGATTTTAGATGAGAAAAAAAGAGAATTAACTCGACTGATATACAATTCTATAATTAACATCCCTGCTAGTAGAAATTGCCCCTGTAAATGTGCCCTGGAAGGTGCAGAAATAGATTAGTTTTGCTAAATATGAGCCTTCTTTGTAAGATTTGAATATTCTCCTACTTTAGGGGTTATATTGATTGTAAGCTGATTATATTAAATCTTTTAAATTATGGGAAAGTTTTTTTAATAGGGAAATATAAAAGATTTTTTTATATATGTCCTAATAACCATTTTTTCATCATCTTTTTCAAGCTTAACCAAGGGACTATCATTTTAATGAACCTAATTTAAAGGAGAGTTTGGGTTGAATCACGAACAGGAAGAAATTCTTAAACTTAAAGAAGAGAAAAATGCCATAATACTGGCTCATAACTATCAAACTCAAGAGATACAGGAAATTGCAGATTTTTTAGGAGACTCTCTGGAGCTGTGTATCAAAGCATCACAGATAGAAGATGCTGATCTAGTTGTTTTTTGTGGAGTGGATTTCATGGCAGAAACTGCCGCTATTTTAAACCCCTCCAAAAAGATATTGATTCCTGATCCACAGGCAGAGTGTCCTATGGCCCACATGCTCCCAGCAGAAGAGGTAAGAAAGTACAAAAAGAGATACCCCCAAGCCGCGGTGGTATTATATGTGAACACCCTGGCTGAAGCGAAGGCAGAAGCCGATATATTATGCACATCCGCTAATGCAGCTCAGGTTGTAGAAAGCCTGGATGCAGATCAAATACTCTTTGGTCCAGATATGAACCTGGCCAGTTACGTGCAAAAAAGGACTGATAAAGAAATAATCCCTATCCCTGAGATGGGGTACTGTTACGTTCATAAAATGTTCAACACCGCAGACATCACCTTTTCCAGGGAAAACTATCCTGACGCAGAGGTACTGGTACACCCTGAATGTGACGCTGAAGTACAGGAAATGGCTGACCAAATACTAAGCACAGGTGGAATGATCCGCCAAGTGGCTGAGTCTACCAGTAAAACTTTCCTCATAGCCACTGAAGTGGACATGATAACCAGACTACGCAGAGAAAATCCAGATAAACTTATCTACCCCCTACTGGATGAGGCCATCTGTCAAACTATGAAAATGCACACCCTGGAAAAGGTTAAAAACTCCCTGATGGAGGAAAAGTTCCTGATTAAAGTTCCAGAGGAAATTGCTGATAAGGCCCGTGGTGCAGTGGAGCGGATGCTGGAAGTTAGTTAAACCTCATTCAATCAGTTTATTAAAATAACTGAATTTTTTAACTTTAATTTTCCAACAGAATAAAAATTAAAATTATTTTTTCATGGTGATATATAGTGAAAATAGATAAAGCAGGCTTATTTGGAGTTATATTAATACTCATCGGGCTAATAGTTTACGCCACATCCCCTCTGGATCAGCTGGTGATGATGATCACCTGGCCACTTTTATCTGGTTCATCAGAGGGCAAAGCTGTTCTTTTCCTAATGGCAATAGGCAGTTTCCTCATCTTAAACTCACTTATAAACACCAACAGATTCTTAACACCAATAAAGGAAAGAGTCAATGAATACAGTCCCGATGGTAAGAAGTTCCTTAAATGGACCATACTCATAATCCTGTTAACATGTCTGGTGGGCATTTTAATTGAGTTCTCAATTCGTTTGAAGTATGGAGTCTCTCCTTTAACCATTTTCGTCTCCACTAATCCCACTTCCACCACCACCAGCCCCATGCATAGCCATGTCTTCAAGTCAGTTTTCGGGCACTTTGCAGATAGTATGAGTGAACTGGTCCCCCAGCATGTTCACACCGGTGGTAGTTTGTATCCTCATGTAGTACCATGGGGTTACTTCATATTCATAACCCTGCCCCTGGCCTATATAACTGGATTGTTCTCTTTAAATGGGAGACAAGACTTGCACAAAATAATAATGGCCTTTGCGTTGACCCTGGCTATTATTGGAATGGTTGATGGTGGACTTTACAGCCAACCATTAGTA from Methanobacterium sp. Maddingley MBC34 encodes the following:
- a CDS encoding hypothetical protein (PFAM: Uncharacterized protein family UPF0027) is translated as MVMEETLKKVRDCVWEVPGDYKKEMRVPGRIYLDDEAIKTLEKGAVDQVANVACLPGIQKFSIGLPDIHFGYGFSIGGVGAFSSRTGVISPGGVGFDINCGVRLLRTNLTFEEVQPRIKELIDVMFRNVPSGVGSKGKIRLKEGEIDDVLDNGARWAVENGYGWDEDLEFLEENGCMADADSARVSDKAKKRGIPQLGSLGSGNHFLEVQKVEEIFDTDAAGTFGLEDGQVTVLIHSGSRGCGHQVCSDYLRTMDKAAKRYQMDLPDRQLACAPVESEEAQDYFAAMAAAANYAWTNRQMIVHWVRESFEQVFHKDAEDLGMGIVYDVAHNIAKKETHDIKGRKTQLYVHRKGATRAFGPGREELPADYQKIGQPVFIPGTMGTSSYVLHGTQTAMDETFGSTAHGAGRQMSRAGAKRNYRGEDILKILEGKGIYVRANSMPVVAEEAPGAYKDVDQVVQTAHTAGISRLVGRMVPMGVAKG
- a CDS encoding 5''-deoxy-5''-methylthioadenosine phosphorylase (PFAM: Phosphorylase superfamily~TIGRFAM: 5'-deoxy-5'-methylthioadenosine phosphorylase): MMGIIGGTGVYQIVEMGDLKDKKVIKTPFGESPPISILMFEDQEVAFLPRHREGHDTPPHMINYRANVYALKMLGAERIIATNAVGSLDESLKPGEFILPDDFLDFTRKRPFTFYDDRAVHVDVTQPYCPQLAKTIISAGCGLKGKLTKGGVYVCTDGPRFETPAEIQMFRQLGGSVVGMTGLPEVVLARELEICYASICMVSNYAASVSSDKITIDEVFEILDEKKRELTRLIYNSIINIPASRNCPCKCALEGAEID
- a CDS encoding quinolinate synthetase (PFAM: Quinolinate synthetase A protein~TIGRFAM: quinolinate synthetase complex, A subunit), whose translation is MNHEQEEILKLKEEKNAIILAHNYQTQEIQEIADFLGDSLELCIKASQIEDADLVVFCGVDFMAETAAILNPSKKILIPDPQAECPMAHMLPAEEVRKYKKRYPQAAVVLYVNTLAEAKAEADILCTSANAAQVVESLDADQILFGPDMNLASYVQKRTDKEIIPIPEMGYCYVHKMFNTADITFSRENYPDAEVLVHPECDAEVQEMADQILSTGGMIRQVAESTSKTFLIATEVDMITRLRRENPDKLIYPLLDEAICQTMKMHTLEKVKNSLMEEKFLIKVPEEIADKARGAVERMLEVS